aagccgctcgTAACAATGCCTCGGAACGATCGCCTCGTTTAGGGCGATGGCGGTAAACTATGGTATAGAAATGTATTCTATAGTTCATTGAGGTTAATAATTGCATTATCATGTGAACTTAACTTTATTACATGAAGCGATATCCGTCTGCAAGACAATGAGATACTATATTTCTTCTACGTAGGAATATAAAGCACCGGGATAAAAATGCTCGCTTGCGTTCTTTTGGGGTGTAGATATATGTGTACATATGTATAGGtatgttatttatttatgtaaatttatttatatataattatttattgtataaatGTGTGTGAATATGTATACTGCCTGTGAAAGGGTTACCTCCTTTACCATGTCCTAGAGCAATTCATGTTGCTAATGCTGTTATGGCTTTCTAAGGGGTTAGTGAAGCTGACTGATCCGCTTTTAGTTCAGACCTTTCatcgaaaaataaaaatgaattgaattgaattgatgTACAACGCTAAAAATATAATTACTACAGAAGAACAGACAACACAAGCGCAGAGTGACTTGATTGAGGCACATTATCATGACGTACATTTTTCGTAGAAGAGGATGAAAACATCAAACACCCTCTCCATAGGGAACACTTGTTCTACAACATGTTCATCTACACTTTGTGGGATAGCTGCACCAATTTAAAGCCAGTAATATACATTATGCGACGTTGTGATTAGGCCTAGTGCCTAATGATATCATCAGCAGTGATAACTGACAAAAATATAAACTCGTAATATCACTGCTCACAAATAAAACAGTGAATCAGCATGTTTATTAAGGCTCCATTCTCCTATGCGGCATCCGACTGCACTGGGAAGCTGTATCCAGCATGATTGTACCAAATGATTTAGCGACTTTCTTCGCTCTGGGTTTGTCAGCATGCCATCAGTGCACTTGTCAGATAAGGAGTTAACCTTGCTAAAGGTGGgaattgctcatgcgcagtgtgatGAGTGATGGGTATAAACACGGGTcgccaaaaataaagctttttgttgcaagttagcgcacGTTGGTCGTCTCGTTTCTTCTGTCTTTGTGTATACTTTTGCTGCAATTCCTCAATCTGTATCTAGCAGcttagtagaaaaaaaaatgtcgcagtttcacccgagaggcgaatcatcaattgcgatagcaaattagcagatagcttaacggagtaaggatagtagttttagcggctgtataaagttggacatattcgcttactaactgaattaacaagcctagtgtcagcgcgcacaagcaaacatgaatagatcacactcgatgaccgcaaacaaccgctgtcaaaacgctggcgtgggcgagcgcgccagcaggagcgagcgaaggctcatgcggtctatcgcttcaacggaaactgagtgtcgaaagcacagcgcatacaaaagtaggagccgtgttgcagatcgctttcaagatacgatgcgcgcgaccgcccgccgcgcCGCAAAGtatacaagttgctcgcagagcagaagccgcacgccctccctcccgcgctgccttcccgctttcatcttttcgcctgcgagatttcagttccccttgcgcccggtcgcaagataggcatttggttccgcagctaaacgtcgcctcccctccctccctcccattcccccacggcctttcgcgccacggaagacatcgagcttgctctccgccgtgcgttcgctccctgggAAAGCGCGCGTGTCTCGCGCGCGTTCACGCGGACATACAGCACACAGCcctcggcgacgattttatcgcccttcgactttatacggaacctcacggcgacggcgacgacgacgccgatggcagaaatccgcttgcagTGTCCTTATAAatgctatcccaataaaataaTGTATATAGAAACATATCAAAAAACAGAGTGACTATAAATACTAATATCGACTCACTTTATACAGGCAACGTATTCTTCCAAAACGTGTATCCATGTTGTCGGATAATAGTTTATTACTGCGAAGAAAATGAAGCgtacgtttccttttttttttcgcgctaaaGCTTCCGAGCTTGTACATGTGTGTGATCTCACACATTTTAACTTATCTTCTCATACTTTGGTTGTATTAGCACAGGAGCGGTTCTTGAAACATGCTAGGTTGAGGTTTTTCTCTCCTTCAGCTGGCAATACAGTTCTTTTCACCGATAAACATTTACCTATAACTGAGGTCACGCGGctaaaatccatgacgtcatggcaggCTGGTGCGAGAAATTAAGGTGGCGTCATGAGCGGTCTTTCACTTTGGCGTATATTATGGCTTCCTACGTACGCCTATTCTCTGGAAATGAGTGGCCGTGTTAGTAATGCAGCAGCATAACTTTTTACAATACAGCGCAAGCCAATAACTTCTTTAGTGTAGATATGTGGCGTATGAAACGACGAGCCAACCAACCTGTTTCCCGAGTCGGGGCATCCTCGGGACCCATCGCGCCCCTGGAACTTCAGGTAGAGGTACTTGCGAGGTGAGGCCTCGATGAACCACCGACACCGCAACGGGAGCTCCTGGTCAGCCACGCTGGCGGGAGCCATGAACGTCAACTCGCCCTGCGAGCCATTCCTCAGCTCCGTGCTGGTGTCGCAGGAAGTCGCAGGTCGGAACTCGTACGTCGCCTCGAAGCCGTAGTTGTTGAAATCCTCCAGAGAAGTCATGCCGCTTATGGTGAACGTCAGCGTGACGTTGTTGCCCACCGACTCGATGAGGATGGGCTTACGGGGTTGCGAGGTGACGTTGCAGAAACAACCAATAGGAGTGTACGTGTCGCCCCAGTGGTCCATGACGTGCAAAAGCGAGATGCGGCTCGACTGGCGACCGGTAACGCGGCAGTTGTACCTCTGGGTAACTTGGTCGTAGTAGTGTTCGCATCCCGACGTCGGCAGGTTCAAGGTGACGAGGTAAAGTCTCAGCTTTTCAGAGGACATGCCGGAGTAATAGTAGGAGCAGGTGACGTTCTCACGGCCTCCACGACCGTACAGAAAGACGTTTTTCGGCGAGGACACCATGCCAAATTTGGAGTTGCTGCTCTGAAAGTGCCTATGGCAAGGCCCATGCCGTGGTCCCATGTCCGCACCTTGTTGCTCGGTGTCCACAAACTCGTACCGAGCTGAGAAAGAGCTTCTGCGGACAGGCAGTTCGACAGTTTTGTAGAAGTTCTGCTGGAGGAGCAGCTCGGGCCCACTAGACAGATAGGATTCGTCAGGGTGCCTGCATGGACGAAGCGGTATGAACTGAGGGTATTCTGCAGCCCTCGCACATATGCGAGGAGAGTTCTTTTCACAGAAGCGGTACGACATTCCGGGAAGGTCCACGGCAGTGCTGGCGTTAGAGGCGTCGCTTGAACTGTTGTTTCCGGTCCTGGAGCTTTGCAGAGGCACGTCCAGGACTTCGATACTAGACACATCACACTTCTCTTCGCTCGCCCAGCGGTGCTTGTCTTCGACGAAGTACGATAGGAAGTAGACCCAGACGCGATCTGTCGGCGACCTGCCGTGAAAGCGGTACCGGCAGGTCGTGTTGGGCGGGACCGTGTGTGCCGGCGTGTGGACGAGGCCTTGGCGCTCAACCTTGCCGTCGATGTGGAACTCGCACCTGCCCTGACCGAGCCTGAATTCCTCCACGTCCACGAAGCGCACCTTCACATTGAGCTCGAGCCGCGAGCCGTGCAACTGCTGCGCGGTCACGCTCCGGAGCACCACCGTCACTTCCGGTCCACTGGAAACCACTTCCGGCAGCACGCCAGTGCCGCAGAACTCGCTGAGCAGCGGAGAGTTGTCCGCGCTTGGCCCATCGTAAATTTTGACAACGTCCCCGAGACAGTCAATGGTGAGCGCCCTCTGGGAGAAGGTCGTCGCGGTACTGCGGCCTGTGTAAATGGAGATCTTGTATTCATTGTCCTGGTACAGGACGATCTGCGCTTGCtttccaggtggcgccaccatttGGCGAACGGTGAACGTGCAGGTGAAATTTCGCAGGTAGAATCCCGGGAAGTTAGGTGAGCGGATTTTGCACTGCTTGCGGTCGCAATGCTCGAAAATGCGGTCGCAGTACGTTCCTGCAGTCGCGATGCCGACGTCGTGGGGGCTGTCGGATGTGCCGTAGCGTGTCCGGGAAGGTCTCTTAGGGTGAAACCGAAATGTCAGATACAAGTTAAAGCTGAACGCGTGCAGAGAGGCACGACTGGGCACAGACACGACTAGCGTGACATTGTTGCGGTCCGAGTAGAAGGTTGCGCTACCACCACTGCCGGAACCGCCATTGGTGGCCATGTCACCGCAGAAGTGGCCGAACTCCGGCTCCCCGCCTGAGCCATCGTAGAGAGACGTCAAGTGCGGCGTGGCCGGTTCGCCGCGCACCGCGGACAGGATCTGACTGAAGCCCCGAGTCTGCGGGGTTCGCATGATGGGCGCCGACGCTGCAGGCTCGATGACTTGCAGATGGCCATTGAAGCAGGTCGCCGACTGGTTCCTGCAGGTTTAGTTAAATGAATATCCAAAATTGGTATAAGCTAAGCATTCACAACAAAGGGTTAACAGCTAATTTGCAAACGCTAGGTCTTTCACACCATGCTTCATGTATCGGCCAAAATACTCATCATTTGATATAACACTGCAATTCCATCCTAGTGCATCAATTTCTTGTCTTCGGGTCCTGCAAGGAACCCATATGTAAATGCACTGCAGAAGCTGAGGAGAAGCAGTTTTTACAATAAAACATGTTCACGAGCATTTCTCTGCAGCGTTCTGTGGCAAACAGGTTCAGAGGCAGAGCACTACGGAACAGATTTAACTATTGCCTCACACTGTCGTACATGCATTTAGGCCCACTATTGTCGGTTTCATAGGTCAGGCACGCGAACTTCCGGCATTCCTGAAGAAAAGAGTAGAATTTCTAGCTGCCAGTTGTGAGCGCACGACAAACCAACAtgcacacgcacagacacacgcaTGCACTCTGCTACATACGCAATCTGCATTTAGCACGCTTTAATGAAAGAGCATAAAAAATGCACAGAAAACATTAGGACTTCAGATGAAATTTGGAATTGTTGAAAGATGTAGACTGCCGTTAGCACACAAGACGGTGCAGAAGGGAGGGCTATACCACATGAATACTGCTTCATCATATCGTCTTCCAATGTCGAGAGGCAACATATTTTTCGCCATACCAATACTTGTATGGTGTGAATGTGAGAGAGTACGTCGGTTGCGAGCTGTACTACACCGCAGGCAGCCAGACCGTATCGGAAGACGCTCACCTGTCCATCTCGAGTGAGCCCACTTGAAAGTTGAGGAAGGTGAGCTCGACGATGTCACCGAACTCGCCGCCGGCCGCGATGAAGTACAGCGTGCAGATGAAGGGCAGGTTCCTCTGAAAGGGCTCGGCAATGCGCAGCGGGTTCTTGGTTCCCACTTCGCCAAACAGGGTGCGGTTGCAGTCTGCATGGAGCATACACTTTATACTGAACACCACGGAATCGCGCCATATATCGTAGGATTCATACAAATAactctattatatatatatatatatatatatatatatagaacacgTTTACTAGGCATAGTTAAACAAGAGTATCACttcgcatcaagaaccagcagacgTTCCACGTCAATATAAAAGATCACTGATTCATGTCTTGTTTGCTGTCGTATTCTTGCTTTATTACTTCCGTGCGGTGCTTTTTGTACCGTGAAGACAACTGCAAAACTTAGCGCATTGTGTTTTTAGAGTGTTCTTTAAGGTTATTTTACTGTTTTCACTGGTATTAGGCAGGAACATTTGGGAATAACTTCCTCGACCTTTTTCTACGGTGATAACGTCCGGACGAGCTGTCCAAATAAAGACTGAgcacttttttttattcgtgctgaatattttaacacgaaagtgttttatgccggggtccaccaagacttcactgacgtatttccgtcacggaaatacgtcagcttacaatgtacacgaacataatacaaagaaagaaaccagaagaaaaagttccacaaacatgcaaaatttggaaatcgaacccacgacctctcggtccgcgacgatagatcgccgagcgtttaacccattgcgccacaaacgcatttgcagagagctacacagacgcgccttatatatctaacactcctccgtgtacccgcgctcttgctcggggcggtgccgccgcctacgagctgaaaagagaagtactacattatgacactaacgcgcaccgacagtgaacgcttcggtggtctcagcactacgacgcctcgatgccagcattcgaagggacgctggcatcaagaagcactaccaacgccacctaggtggcgttcaccgtactcagcacagcggagcgtggcctccgcaattagctctgaaaatgtttctgaagttgatcgcggaggctgcaattacgacgcgctgtacgcgctgatttgactcggtgacgattcagttacgtgctttgtcttgcgcgttgtattagtgtgtcagttacgtgcttcgtctttcgcgttgtgctggcgtgtgcagcgtagtgcagcttccatatgcacgacggttgctcatggtcatcgacgttggtagtcgtgatggaggagacgtgccaccaggcgtcagcgtgggtgcatcaacgcctaagggcgctttagccacaaaacaccaatagacattatatatcaatgtgcaa
This region of Dermacentor silvarum isolate Dsil-2018 chromosome 5, BIME_Dsil_1.4, whole genome shotgun sequence genomic DNA includes:
- the LOC119452882 gene encoding uncharacterized protein LOC119452882; its protein translation is MGWLVSTGWRHSVVVSWTLATILAVSIGKSSAVSTSSAAWDAELTTRTSTDAPPTLVPCRLSELTCDNGRCVALSRFCDGSDDCGDGSDEPLGCSNCNRTLFGEVGTKNPLRIAEPFQRNLPFICTLYFIAAGGEFGDIVELTFLNFQVGSLEMDRNQSATCFNGHLQVIEPAASAPIMRTPQTRGFSQILSAVRGEPATPHLTSLYDGSGGEPEFGHFCGDMATNGGSGSGGSATFYSDRNNVTLVVSVPSRASLHAFSFNLYLTFRFHPKRPSRTRYGTSDSPHDVGIATAGTYCDRIFEHCDRKQCKIRSPNFPGFYLRNFTCTFTVRQMVAPPGKQAQIVLYQDNEYKISIYTGRSTATTFSQRALTIDCLGDVVKIYDGPSADNSPLLSEFCGTGVLPEVVSSGPEVTVVLRSVTAQQLHGSRLELNVKVRFVDVEEFRLGQGRCEFHIDGKVERQGLVHTPAHTVPPNTTCRYRFHGRSPTDRVWVYFLSYFVEDKHRWASEEKCDVSSIEVLDVPLQSSRTGNNSSSDASNASTAVDLPGMSYRFCEKNSPRICARAAEYPQFIPLRPCRHPDESYLSSGPELLLQQNFYKTVELPVRRSSFSARYEFVDTEQQGADMGPRHGPCHRHFQSSNSKFGMVSSPKNVFLYGRGGRENVTCSYYYSGMSSEKLRLYLVTLNLPTSGCEHYYDQVTQRYNCRVTGRQSSRISLLHVMDHWGDTYTPIGCFCNVTSQPRKPILIESVGNNVTLTFTISGMTSLEDFNNYGFEATYEFRPATSCDTSTELRNGSQGELTFMAPASVADQELPLRCRWFIEASPRKYLYLKFQGRDGSRGCPDSGNRFVVYADGIMQPVAVVCSGGIHEETSLSSSTDFDIFSASWYNDSTERQHHALADRVVIEVVAFRAAQFRLRWLEVTRPFLKTSSGLTLRNVNCLYECPELSACISPELWCDGTVHCPSGHDEKPEHCRRFPTFYVALGAGAGFVVICAGLAAALLWCRSKDKTKEEPRMRPADDMQLESPDS